The following is a genomic window from Desulfofarcimen acetoxidans DSM 771.
GCTGAAATACCGATTGTGAGTGTGGAGGAAGCTCAAGCCTTCTGGAGCCAGGAAAATCAGCAACGCGCCTGGCTTTACTGTCGGATCGATGCGCCGGAGGATACCCATGGCGCCTTGAAGGGTCAGAAAAAGGAGCTTATGGATTACGCGGAGCAGATGAGCTTTGAGGTCGTCGGTGAATCTGAGGATCTCGGAAACGGACAGGATTTTGACCGCACTGGTCTAACGGAGGTCTTGAAGGCAGCCGGAGAAGGCAAGATGGATGTGCTGCTGGTTAAGAAGCTTGATCGTCTGGGGCGGGATACCGCCAAGACATTGGAATTTATCCGAGGCTTGGAACAGCTGGGCATCGAGCTTTATTCACCGCTGGAGGGCATAATCAAGCTGGAGCAAAGCCCTCACCTTTCCCTGCAGTAAAGGAGGGCGAGCTATATGTCAAAAAATCAGGCGGCCAACGAGGTGAAATACAAGGTAGCCTTAAAACTACTGGATATCATGCTTCGCAATGGCCTAATCTCCCCTGCTGAATACAAAA
Proteins encoded in this region:
- a CDS encoding recombinase family protein, which produces MQKEALAELLKKDLIIGYVYGSDGEHQEFYFEKSPSGIASFIMLKKEHADKMILTDTLDRLVLDTYGEFINRCPDQKLLQEITKVLVPMQMGDKEPAEIPIVSVEEAQAFWSQENQQRAWLYCRIDAPEDTHGALKGQKKELMDYAEQMSFEVVGESEDLGNGQDFDRTGLTEVLKAAGEGKMDVLLVKKLDRLGRDTAKTLEFIRGLEQLGIELYSPLEGIIKLEQSPHLSLQ
- a CDS encoding SHOCT domain-containing protein — its product is MSKNQAANEVKYKVALKLLDIMLRNGLISPAEYKKIDELNRQTFTPELSKVYA